From the genome of Legionella beliardensis:
ACCGTTGTAAATTGCACCACCAGCGCCATTAGTTATATTATTGTTTAAGGTTGAATTAATGAGATTTAATTCACCCCCATCATTAAAAATTGCTCCGCCTCTCTCATTGGCTATATTATTGCTTAGGGTTGAATTATTAAGGTTAAGTACGCCAAACAAATTATAAATTGCTCCGCCGGTATTAGCTGTATTATTAGCAAAGGTGGAATTATTAACAGTAGTTGTGTTATTTGCGCTGTAAAGTACTCCGCCTTCACTGGCTGTATTATTACTAAAAGTGGAATTAAAAAGGCCAAGCGCACTGTCCCCGCTAAAAATCACTCCGCCATTGAATTCAGCTGTATTATTAGCAAAGGTGGAATCATTAATGCTAATTGTGCTATTTGCGCTAAAAAGTGCTCCACCTGCAGCAGCTGCATTATTAATAAAAATAGAACTATTAAGGATAAGGGTACTGTTATTACTATAAATCGCTCCGCCACTAAATTCAGCCGTATTATTCACAAAGGTTGTATTACTAAGGCTAAGTGTGCTGTTATCGCTATAAATTACGCCGCCTTCACCCCCTGTATTATTAGTAAATATAACTTGTGCACCTGTTTCTGCATTAATATCAAGTATTGCTCCACTACTTAGCAAAATAGCGCTGCCACTATTCCCAACATGATTTAAAATTGTCAAGCTTGTGTTGTCACCAGTGGCATGAATGAAGGCAGCCTGATCATTAAGAGTAAAAGAATTAGCGCTGCTGTTATTACCATTAATGGTGTCTTGATTACCACCACTCACGGTCAAGGTGGCAGTGGGATTATCCGTGCGCGCAGCAACAATGGCCTGGTTATAAGTGGCTTGCGCTTGTGCTAACGCTTGCGCATTAGCAGGTGTAGGATCTGCAATATAAGTTGTCATTGCAGTGTTTAGGTTAGCCGCAGCAGTAGCTAACGGAGAGGGCGTAGCAATAGGTACAGGCCAATTTACTTCTGCTGCAAAACTCATTGTCATAGACCACGTCATACTAATTGTAATAGAGGTAATGAGCCAAACCGGTTGAACGAGTCGCATACGTTATCCTTAACTTACTGACTAAGTATTGATTTACAATGAATGACATATTCACCCATTGTTTCAGCCAACAAAGATTATTATCCTCTAATGTCATTAATAAGCGCATTATAGTCACTAGGCGTACCTACAAGAACCTGAGTTTTATCAGCATTATCTTTATAAACTATGGTTGGCACACCAATAATGCCGGTATAACGCAAATAAAATTGTTCATTTATATTAAGGGCTTGTACAGCGGATGGTGAAGGATTAGTAATTGCAGGTATGCCGCCACCGCCAATATTTTCGGGCGCATTTACGTTAAAATTATCTTCATTATACATCCAGGCGCCAAGTGCAGTAGGTGGATAACCAGAACCAACTGGGACACGGCCATCTAAAATTGCCCATGCCTTGCCTTGTGAACTATCGCTTATAAAATGAGTCAAAATCCAGTAGATAGTAATTTGGTTACTATCTATATATGGTTTTATATTTTGGTAAAATTCGTGACAAATAGGGCAGTTAGGTTCAACAAAAACATAAGCTGTTTTGGTTGCGGTCCCTTGTACGAATGAGCCTAGCGACCCTAAGAGGTCATAAGAAAAGTTCGCAGGAAATTGACCAAGGCTACCATAACTAGTGCTGGGCAAATTCATGCTATAAACACTAAAAGTACTTTGAAAATCGGGTATTAAAGCAATAGTTTGTCCACCTACAACTGCATAGCGAAGGTTTTTATCAATAAAGATAATTTGATGATTGGCTGTTTGGTACGCTAACAAGTTAGCAATATCGTTTGAAACAGATGAATCAGTTGAGCTAAATGGAATTCTAATTGAATTACTAAGAAGTCTGTTAATTTTATTGACATCCGTTACAACTGTGCCGCCAAGAATTATAAAATCACCTCTATCGCTAACTAAACCTGTTTGTAGTGGAAGCGTCGAATTTAAGGGGAAAGTTGCTGCATATCGTTGTAAATTAAACAGATAAGGCTTGATATTTACTTGTGGTAAAGTATGAAAAATACCACCAAAATACAAAAAAACCCCAGACGCTGCCGCATTTAAGGGCGTTATGTGAAGTAGATTTTTATTAAGTGGCCGCGAGCAGAGAAAAGGGTCAGGCGCATTATTACCCGCACCAGCCGTTTTACAAATAACAGGACCACCATGGATACCGCTCGGACGTAAATTACTGCCATTAATCTGTAGGGATAAAGTGCATGATTGTCCTGCAGCAAGTGTAAAAGGCTTAGAACAATTTCCTGCTTCTACGTTTTGTTTTACGCCCTCAATAGGCACCATAGTTAGCGTTCGAGTTATTTTGGTATTATTAGTTACTTGATAATTAACTCTGAATGTAAAATCTAATGGTGCTTGCAAAGTTGTAGGGGTACTAGGAGTTATCCTAAAAGTTGGTTTAGAGCCAGCGTGCAAAAATATACTATGCATAGCTAGGGGTAACGCTGCGATTAAGATAATAAACTTCTGAATAAAATTCTTCATGAATCCTGTCCTTAGGCAATATAACTTAATGAAAATTGTAATTGATGAATATAGATATTATTAACTTGTAAGCCTGTTCCAACTGTTTGCTCTAAAGTAGGGCTTAATTTACCTCTTCCCCAATCGGCAAACTCATAACCAAGGCCAACTCGCCAATTAGTATCAATAACCTTTTGCACGCCTGTGCCTAACGTATAAGCAAAAGAAGGTTCACGATGAGAGTTAAACCCAGGTGGAGTAAGTTGAGTACTAATTTTAGGAGTTAAAGAAAAACTTCTTGCATGATTATAACTAATACCAATGCTACCGCTTAGATAAGGCTGAAAAAATGAGATATCTGTTAATAACAACTTTGTTTTTACGGCAGCACGAGTATTATATATACTATATTTGTACTTAAAGTTGTTAAACTCTGGATCGGCATCATCCCATACATCACCCTTTAATCTAACATCAGAGCTTGCAGAAAATGCAATACCCAGCTGCCCATCAAATCTAAAATTTAAAGCACGTTGTACGCCTATAAAAAATTCACCATTACCTAATGTTGAAGTCTTTTTACGACCAACATAGGCTTTTACTAAATCAGGCTCCAAATTAATAATTTGAGTATGTCTATTATTAGACCAAGCAGGTCCTCCACTGAGGGTTACCACGTAATGATTAGATTCCTTGCTTTGTAGGCTATCTAAAGGCAAATGACCAATGGATGAAAATGCTGGTGATGCCGCGCTAATTATAATGCTTAACACAAATCCTTTGCTAATATAATTCATGAGTAGTTCCTTTACATGAAACACGCTTAAGCAATAATTGCCTAACTAATTTTGTTTCGTTTAACTGGCTAGCAACTAATCATTATTAGCTAAAATAAATATTGAAGCAATTTAAATTTGCTGTTGATTTTAATATAGAAATTATTAGCCCTATGGCATAGGTCTATCATCACAATAGCGATTAATTGAACAGATGGCGATTAACTAAAAATAACGCGAGTATATAGCTAAGTAAGTACCATCATTTTCCATAGCTTGTAATGCATCGTTAATTTGAGAAATGAGCACTTCTTCATTAAGATTAGCCATAATTCCATAACCTAGACCAAATGCAATAGCATTACCAACAAATTTAAACTTACCTTGACTATTGTTCACCCAATACGATGCTCCAATAAAATCAAACATAATCAAATCAAGTTTATGATCAACTAAATCCTGTAACATATCTTGTTGGTTAGCATATTCAATGATAGATATATTATCATACATACTCATTAAAATAGACTTAAATACTGTACCCGCTTCTATACCAATTTTCTTACCTGTATTTATATTTGTATTATTAATATTCGAATCAGTCGCTGTAAATAACTGGGCTTGAGTTTGTAAATAAGGTAAGCTAAATAAATAAGAATTTAATCTTTCTTTTGTAATAAAAAAACCATCTATACCTAAATTAATTTTTCCTAATAAAACAGCATCCATTATTTCTTTAAATGTCATGCCCTTATAAATACAATTGGCTTTAATTCGACGGCAAACTTCATTAAGAAGATCAATTTCAAATCCTGTAAATACACCATCTTTTGTTGCTTGGGCTTCCATAGGGGGGTTAAAATAAGAAGCACCAATGATGAGATTTTGAGCATATAAGTTTAAAGATAATAAATTAACAAAAAGTAAGCGTAAGAATATAGTTATCACTTTAACTCCTTTTATTATACACAGCCTATTTTTAAGCATGGCGACTATTACTCTAACTTGTAAAAGTTGGTCGTCCTAGTTAGCTTGCGCATAAATCAGTAATCTTAGTACTTTTAGAGCAAATCTCTGCTCCTACCCTACAATAGACCAACTCATTAATTAATACTTCTACCGCCGTCAACATTTAATATTTGTCCGGTAATAAACGGATTATCTGCTAAAGCAATGACCGCTTGAGCGATATAGCTTGGATCGCCATGGCGTTTTAATAAGGTGTTGGCAACAATGTCTTCTCGTACTTTAAGATTTAAGGTATTTTCTTTTTCTGGCCAAATGATAGCGCCTGGTGCTATTGCATTAACCCGTACTGTAGGGGCAAATTCTTTGGCTAGCGATTTAGTTTGCATCACTAAAGCAGCCTTTGTTTGGCAGTACACAGAGTAACCCCGTAGCGGTTTATCCGCATGGATATCGGTAATATTTATAATGCTACCTTGCTGTAGTGTTAAATGCGGGTAGGCAGCAAGGCTTAATAAAAATGGCGCTTGTACATTAACAGCAAATAGTGCTTGCCAATCATCCAAATCAGTAGCATTCATAGAGGTGCGCTTAAATATTGACGCATTATTAATTAATAAGTCTAATTTTCCGCTCCATTGTATAACGTGTTTAATTAAATCCTGATATTCATTTGGCTGGCTTAAATCCGCTTGTAAAATACAAGCACTGTCTGACCTAATATCATTTAAGAATTTGACTAAAAGTTGTGCTTCTATGATAGAATGATGACAATGAATAGCTACCTTAAAGCCAATTTGATGCAGTTGCTGAACAATGGCAGCCCCAATCCGCCTAGCTGCACCTGTTACTAAAGCAACCCGATTATTGGCTTGTTTGTTATCATGAATCAAGGTATGTTTCCTCGTTTTAATTACACACACTAACAATGAATTTATCGAGCTTACTTTATAAGTATTTACGACAGCAGAAAGAAATTCCATTTGCTGATTTTATGCAATTCGCCTTATATCATCCTGGCGCTGGTTATTATAGTGCTGGACTAGAAAAATTTGGTGCTGAAGGTGATTTTATTACCGCGCCAGAATTAACGCCGCTATACGGGCAAGCCTTAGCTAATCAATGTCAACAGCTCCTTCCTTTATTATCCGAGCCTATTCTTTTCGAATTTGGGGCAGGTTCTGGTCGCTTATGTGTTGATTTGCTTAAACGCTTGGAGCAACTAGGCTGCTTGCCAACAGGCTATCATATTTTAGAAGTAAGTAGCTCGTTACAGGTGAGGCAACAAGCCTTAATTAATGAAGAAATCAGCCATCTTGCTCACTTAGTACACTGGCTTGATCGCTGGCCAGAAAAATCTTTTAATGGTGTTGTTATTGCTAATGAAGTATTAGATGCTATGCCTGTGCACCGCTTTTTAAAAACTGATGAAGGACTTTTAGAAAGCTATATTAGTGTTAATGAGCAGACGAACGAATTAAGTGAAACATTTAAATCTGTCGTCAATCCGCGTCTACTGGCCTATTTAGATAAAATCTTACCTACCTTACCCGTGCCCTATCAGTCGGAAGTCAATTTATTTATTGAAGGTTGGATAAAACAGGTTGCAGCCATGCTTGACCAAGGTGCTATTATTTTAATTGATTATGGTTTTCCTAGGCATGAATACTATCATCCTGATCGTTGCCATGGAACATTAATGTGTCATTATAAACACCAAGCACACACTAATTTTCTCACTAATCTAGGCGAACAAGACATTACAGCCCATGTTGACTTTACTCAGGTTGCAGAGGCAGCCGTTGCTGCCAAGTTGCATGTTGCAGGTTATACTAATCAAGCTGCTTTTTTGCTTGCCAATGATTTGTTAGGTTTACTTGAGGGAATAAAAGATGAACGAGCATATATGCAAGCAACTCAAGCTGTCAAAAAATTAACCTTACCTAATGAAATGGGTGAGTTATTTAAAGTCATGGGATTAACTAAGAATTTGGATGTGTTTTTAACCGGTTTTCAACTACAAGATAAACGAGCAAGCTTATAAATGACTAAATATTTAACAACTGTTGAGCTGCAAAAAGAATCAATGAAGTTTTCTGCAGGCCATACTACCATTTTTTCTGCGACCGAGCGCGAGCCGCTACACGGGCATATGTATGCTGTTTATCTGGCCCTTACTACCTGGGTAGAAGAAAATGGCATGACGTTTGATTATCGTTATTATAAAGAGCGTATCC
Proteins encoded in this window:
- a CDS encoding thioredoxin fold domain-containing protein, whose amino-acid sequence is MKNFIQKFIILIAALPLAMHSIFLHAGSKPTFRITPSTPTTLQAPLDFTFRVNYQVTNNTKITRTLTMVPIEGVKQNVEAGNCSKPFTLAAGQSCTLSLQINGSNLRPSGIHGGPVICKTAGAGNNAPDPFLCSRPLNKNLLHITPLNAAASGVFLYFGGIFHTLPQVNIKPYLFNLQRYAATFPLNSTLPLQTGLVSDRGDFIILGGTVVTDVNKINRLLSNSIRIPFSSTDSSVSNDIANLLAYQTANHQIIFIDKNLRYAVVGGQTIALIPDFQSTFSVYSMNLPSTSYGSLGQFPANFSYDLLGSLGSFVQGTATKTAYVFVEPNCPICHEFYQNIKPYIDSNQITIYWILTHFISDSSQGKAWAILDGRVPVGSGYPPTALGAWMYNEDNFNVNAPENIGGGGIPAITNPSPSAVQALNINEQFYLRYTGIIGVPTIVYKDNADKTQVLVGTPSDYNALINDIRG
- a CDS encoding outer membrane protein, giving the protein MNYISKGFVLSIIISAASPAFSSIGHLPLDSLQSKESNHYVVTLSGGPAWSNNRHTQIINLEPDLVKAYVGRKKTSTLGNGEFFIGVQRALNFRFDGQLGIAFSASSDVRLKGDVWDDADPEFNNFKYKYSIYNTRAAVKTKLLLTDISFFQPYLSGSIGISYNHARSFSLTPKISTQLTPPGFNSHREPSFAYTLGTGVQKVIDTNWRVGLGYEFADWGRGKLSPTLEQTVGTGLQVNNIYIHQLQFSLSYIA
- a CDS encoding transporter substrate-binding domain-containing protein, with translation MITIFLRLLFVNLLSLNLYAQNLIIGASYFNPPMEAQATKDGVFTGFEIDLLNEVCRRIKANCIYKGMTFKEIMDAVLLGKINLGIDGFFITKERLNSYLFSLPYLQTQAQLFTATDSNINNTNINTGKKIGIEAGTVFKSILMSMYDNISIIEYANQQDMLQDLVDHKLDLIMFDFIGASYWVNNSQGKFKFVGNAIAFGLGYGIMANLNEEVLISQINDALQAMENDGTYLAIYSRYF
- a CDS encoding pteridine reductase; this translates as MHDNKQANNRVALVTGAARRIGAAIVQQLHQIGFKVAIHCHHSIIEAQLLVKFLNDIRSDSACILQADLSQPNEYQDLIKHVIQWSGKLDLLINNASIFKRTSMNATDLDDWQALFAVNVQAPFLLSLAAYPHLTLQQGSIINITDIHADKPLRGYSVYCQTKAALVMQTKSLAKEFAPTVRVNAIAPGAIIWPEKENTLNLKVREDIVANTLLKRHGDPSYIAQAVIALADNPFITGQILNVDGGRSIN
- a CDS encoding class I SAM-dependent methyltransferase, with the protein product MNLSSLLYKYLRQQKEIPFADFMQFALYHPGAGYYSAGLEKFGAEGDFITAPELTPLYGQALANQCQQLLPLLSEPILFEFGAGSGRLCVDLLKRLEQLGCLPTGYHILEVSSSLQVRQQALINEEISHLAHLVHWLDRWPEKSFNGVVIANEVLDAMPVHRFLKTDEGLLESYISVNEQTNELSETFKSVVNPRLLAYLDKILPTLPVPYQSEVNLFIEGWIKQVAAMLDQGAIILIDYGFPRHEYYHPDRCHGTLMCHYKHQAHTNFLTNLGEQDITAHVDFTQVAEAAVAAKLHVAGYTNQAAFLLANDLLGLLEGIKDERAYMQATQAVKKLTLPNEMGELFKVMGLTKNLDVFLTGFQLQDKRASL